Proteins encoded in a region of the Inquilinus sp. KBS0705 genome:
- a CDS encoding pentapeptide repeat-containing protein gives MEVLEIKRTARQLDVNEAMLQNSSITTSCLNGTVFNDIAAINVKITDANLSDIEIASAQLGGAYIHNIGMPPKGHPHYDANAKQRPLKFENCDLNGSEILICDLSGVSISQCNISGMKINGVLVTDLFTAYEEK, from the coding sequence ATGGAAGTATTAGAAATAAAAAGAACCGCCAGGCAGCTGGATGTTAACGAGGCTATGCTGCAAAATTCAAGTATCACTACCTCGTGCTTAAATGGTACAGTATTTAATGACATTGCAGCTATTAATGTTAAAATTACCGACGCAAACCTAAGCGATATTGAAATTGCGAGTGCGCAACTGGGCGGCGCTTACATCCACAATATAGGTATGCCGCCCAAAGGGCACCCCCACTATGACGCTAATGCCAAACAGCGCCCCTTAAAGTTTGAAAATTGCGACCTGAATGGCAGCGAAATACTTATTTGCGATCTGTCAGGCGTAAGCATAAGCCAATGCAATATATCGGGTATGAAAATTAACGGTGTGCTGGTAACAGATCTGTTTACAGCTTACGAGGAAAAGTAG
- a CDS encoding MoaD/ThiS family protein → MNINILAFGIAKDIFGGSSISVDLPANADTASLKNILENKYPRLRQLASYMVAVNNQYAQDDSIINDRDEVAIIPPVSGG, encoded by the coding sequence ATGAATATTAATATACTGGCTTTTGGTATTGCGAAAGATATTTTTGGTGGGTCATCCATATCGGTTGATCTGCCCGCTAATGCAGATACCGCTTCACTTAAAAACATACTTGAAAATAAGTACCCAAGGCTAAGGCAACTGGCATCGTACATGGTGGCTGTAAATAACCAGTACGCGCAAGATGACAGCATTATTAACGACCGTGATGAGGTTGCTATTATACCACCAGTTAGCGGAGGATAG
- a CDS encoding HAMP domain-containing histidine kinase: MVMLSINIPINYIIQAPLLSLLMLGIFTVVGFIYYNSRMNRQLNSSIFIFGVLSNFFFIVNYFYNGGVNGPSLQVFILSFFLIIAIAPKNQYWFWIPQNMVTVVALLLIDHSHPEWIKSVYPTQTDRFIDFGYSYIAITGIICLVILYVRNNYQEQQAKLKKEALELEMANETKNKLLSVVAHDLRAPLSSIQSYLEILAEYKLDEDEKKSIEQDLLEKTKHTGDMLSNLLSWTMNQMDGVSVHLKNTYLNDTLKGIIQLQQSLARDKGIELRNNIKDTVCVMADANMLQLVVRNLISNAIKFTPPGGEISLTTEIREADCFLIIRDNGIGISGDRRDDIFSLKTKSTYGTKNEKGAGLGLVLCKEFTELQQGKIWFESLAREGTAFYISLKRCGFVETSTVIDNQNTAAYPTGKKSYFSS; this comes from the coding sequence ATGGTGATGCTAAGCATAAACATTCCCATAAACTACATTATTCAGGCGCCTTTACTTTCGCTTTTAATGCTGGGTATATTTACAGTTGTAGGTTTTATTTACTACAACTCACGCATGAACCGGCAGCTTAATTCCAGCATATTTATATTCGGGGTGTTAAGTAACTTCTTCTTTATAGTCAACTATTTTTATAATGGTGGTGTAAACGGGCCAAGTCTGCAGGTATTTATACTTTCTTTTTTCCTGATCATCGCTATAGCACCAAAAAATCAATATTGGTTTTGGATACCGCAAAATATGGTAACTGTGGTTGCACTGTTGTTAATAGATCACAGCCACCCCGAATGGATAAAAAGCGTTTATCCTACTCAAACAGACCGTTTTATTGATTTTGGCTATTCTTACATCGCTATTACCGGTATTATTTGCCTGGTAATTTTATATGTGCGCAATAATTACCAGGAACAGCAAGCCAAGCTTAAGAAAGAAGCCCTTGAGCTTGAAATGGCTAACGAAACAAAAAACAAGTTGTTATCTGTTGTTGCACACGATTTAAGGGCGCCATTAAGCTCGATACAAAGCTATCTTGAAATACTGGCCGAGTACAAGCTGGATGAAGATGAAAAAAAGAGCATAGAGCAGGACCTTTTAGAAAAGACAAAACACACCGGCGATATGCTTTCTAACTTGCTATCGTGGACGATGAACCAGATGGATGGTGTATCTGTTCATTTAAAAAACACTTATCTTAACGATACCTTAAAGGGGATTATCCAGCTACAGCAATCATTAGCACGTGATAAGGGTATTGAGTTGCGAAACAATATAAAAGATACCGTTTGCGTAATGGCTGATGCCAATATGCTGCAGTTGGTTGTACGCAATTTAATAAGCAATGCTATAAAATTCACCCCGCCGGGCGGCGAGATATCGCTTACCACCGAAATACGCGAAGCCGACTGCTTTTTGATCATCAGGGATAATGGTATTGGTATATCGGGCGATAGACGCGACGATATTTTTTCGCTAAAAACAAAATCGACCTATGGCACCAAAAACGAAAAAGGCGCCGGCTTGGGTTTAGTACTGTGTAAAGAATTTACCGAGTTACAACAAGGTAAAATTTGGTTTGAAAGTTTAGCCCGTGAAGGCACCGCATTTTACATTAGCCTAAAACGATGTGGGTTTGTAGAGACAAGCACCGTTATTGATAACCAAAACACTGCTGCTTATCCTACAGGTAAAAAAAGCTACTTTTCCTCGTAA
- the moaC gene encoding cyclic pyranopterin monophosphate synthase MoaC, with product MVDVSAKQVTHRTATAQSIVVLPDEVLQYISGGELQTKKGAVFQTAIIAGIMAAKKTGDLIPLCHPLGMDNCHITIKLSAQNEVVIECTASISAKTGIEMEALVGASIAALTVYDMCKAMSHDIVIKETKLIAKTGGKRDFKRS from the coding sequence ATGGTAGATGTATCGGCAAAGCAGGTTACGCACCGCACAGCTACCGCGCAAAGCATTGTTGTATTGCCAGATGAGGTTTTACAGTATATAAGCGGAGGCGAGCTGCAAACCAAAAAGGGAGCGGTTTTCCAAACAGCTATTATTGCAGGCATTATGGCCGCCAAAAAAACAGGCGACCTGATACCGCTTTGCCATCCGTTGGGTATGGATAATTGCCACATAACCATAAAGTTATCAGCGCAAAATGAAGTGGTGATTGAATGTACTGCCAGCATTAGCGCCAAAACAGGTATCGAAATGGAAGCCCTTGTAGGTGCATCAATAGCGGCACTTACGGTGTATGACATGTGCAAGGCCATGAGCCACGATATTGTAATTAAAGAAACCAAACTGATAGCAAAAACAGGAGGGAAGCGTGACTTTAAACGATCATAA
- a CDS encoding thiamine biosynthesis protein, which produces MHPDLLRYSCQIALPGFNEAAQQLLQGAKVLVVGAGGLGCPAAQYLASSGIGTIGIADYDTVSVSNLHRQILYNPTDVGLYKAEVACRRLQQQNPGINIVPFVLKITSGNVMQILADYDIVLDGTDNFETRYLLNDAAVLSGKPVVYGAIYQFEGQVAIWNTLNPDGTRSPNYRDLYPHVDATQIPNCAEGGVIPTLAGIIGCMQANEVIKYITHTGELLAGKVLLFDALSMQSRVIKIGTTTNTNITGLQTTTSIPTITAVELQKGLADNNLQLIDVRTNEEREAYDIGGLHIPMDELEDSLDKLSADETWVLYCASGKRSGEAVKLILDKLPGLKVFSLANGLKSWVELNRLIADRS; this is translated from the coding sequence ATGCACCCTGATCTGTTACGATATAGTTGCCAGATAGCACTCCCGGGCTTCAACGAGGCCGCTCAGCAGCTTTTACAAGGTGCAAAGGTGTTAGTGGTTGGCGCAGGTGGTTTGGGCTGCCCTGCGGCCCAATATTTAGCATCAAGCGGTATAGGCACCATAGGTATAGCCGATTATGATACCGTATCTGTTAGTAACCTGCACAGGCAAATACTATATAACCCCACAGATGTAGGTTTGTACAAAGCAGAGGTAGCCTGCCGGCGTTTACAACAGCAAAACCCTGGTATAAATATAGTACCATTTGTATTAAAGATAACATCGGGTAACGTAATGCAGATTTTGGCTGATTATGATATCGTATTAGATGGCACCGATAATTTTGAAACCCGCTACTTATTAAATGACGCAGCAGTTTTATCAGGCAAGCCTGTTGTATATGGCGCCATATATCAGTTTGAAGGCCAGGTAGCTATATGGAATACTTTAAATCCTGATGGCACACGCTCGCCAAATTACCGCGACCTGTACCCGCACGTTGATGCCACCCAAATACCCAATTGCGCCGAAGGTGGTGTTATACCTACTTTAGCCGGTATTATTGGCTGCATGCAGGCAAACGAGGTAATAAAATACATTACCCATACAGGCGAATTGCTTGCAGGCAAAGTTTTACTATTTGATGCCCTAAGTATGCAAAGCCGGGTAATAAAGATAGGTACAACTACAAATACCAATATTACCGGTTTACAAACCACAACAAGTATCCCCACAATTACAGCAGTTGAATTGCAAAAAGGCCTGGCAGACAATAACCTCCAATTAATTGATGTACGCACCAATGAGGAGCGGGAGGCATACGATATTGGAGGGCTGCATATCCCTATGGACGAATTAGAAGATAGCCTGGATAAATTAAGTGCTGATGAAACCTGGGTTTTATACTGCGCAAGTGGTAAAAGGAGCGGGGAGGCGGTAAAATTGATCTTAGATAAATTACCCGGTCTTAAAGTATTCTCACTTGCCAATGGCCTAAAAAGCTGGGTGGAGCTTAATCGGCTAATAGCTGATAGGTCTTAA
- a CDS encoding molybdenum cofactor guanylyltransferase: protein MDNADEPFDFIKELIPNWQQLPIYKINSDTAQIIAFFTAKLEQAKPKLNGLVLAGGKSARMGFDKGTVNWYGKEQRYHMADMLKKHCSEVFISCRDANQQKEINPDYLSIADTFTGLGPFGAILSAFREQPDTAWLVIACDLPLVDGSVIGKLVDSRDTSTIATAYKSQVNDFPEPLITIYEPKAYPALLQFLAQGYSCPRKVLINNNITLLQSAPEDALANVNTPEELERIKRILHHKISITDAP, encoded by the coding sequence ATGGATAATGCCGATGAACCATTTGATTTTATAAAAGAACTTATACCTAACTGGCAGCAATTGCCCATCTACAAAATAAACAGCGATACGGCGCAGATCATCGCATTTTTCACAGCTAAACTGGAGCAGGCCAAACCCAAACTAAATGGGCTGGTATTGGCGGGTGGTAAAAGCGCCCGTATGGGTTTTGATAAGGGAACGGTTAATTGGTACGGCAAAGAGCAACGCTACCACATGGCCGATATGCTAAAAAAGCATTGCAGCGAGGTGTTTATTTCTTGCAGGGATGCGAATCAGCAAAAAGAGATCAACCCGGACTATTTAAGCATAGCCGATACCTTTACCGGTCTAGGTCCATTTGGTGCCATACTATCGGCCTTTCGGGAGCAGCCCGATACTGCCTGGCTGGTAATAGCCTGCGATTTGCCTTTGGTAGATGGCTCCGTAATTGGAAAACTGGTAGATAGCCGCGATACTTCAACCATTGCAACGGCCTACAAAAGTCAGGTAAACGATTTTCCAGAACCTTTAATAACTATTTATGAGCCAAAGGCTTACCCAGCGTTACTTCAATTTTTAGCGCAGGGATATTCATGCCCAAGGAAGGTGCTTATTAATAATAATATTACTCTTTTGCAATCTGCCCCTGAGGATGCACTGGCAAACGTAAACACCCCCGAAGAGCTGGAAAGAATTAAACGCATATTGCATCATAAAATATCCATAACCGATGCACCCTGA
- a CDS encoding YjbQ family protein: protein MNIYQHKIDISPKKRGFHIITRDVINAIPEIADIKTGICQVFIQHTSASLSINENADPTVRQDFEMYFNKAVPEKDPDYLHDDEGPDDMPAHLKAAMLGCTVTIPISNGRLALGTWQGIYLCEHRNHGGYRSLVITAWGQ from the coding sequence ATGAATATTTACCAACATAAAATAGACATTAGCCCCAAAAAGCGCGGTTTTCATATAATTACCCGCGATGTGATCAACGCCATACCCGAAATAGCCGACATTAAAACAGGTATTTGCCAGGTCTTTATTCAGCATACATCGGCATCGCTCAGCATTAACGAAAATGCCGACCCAACGGTAAGGCAGGATTTTGAAATGTATTTTAATAAAGCCGTGCCCGAGAAAGATCCCGATTATTTACATGACGACGAAGGGCCCGACGATATGCCGGCGCATTTAAAGGCAGCTATGCTGGGTTGCACAGTAACCATACCAATAAGCAACGGACGCCTGGCCCTGGGTACCTGGCAAGGGATATACTTGTGTGAACACCGCAACCACGGCGGCTACCGTAGTTTAGTTATTACAGCCTGGGGCCAATAG
- a CDS encoding molybdopterin molybdotransferase MoeA yields MTTVEQAEQMILAQLKDYGTETLPFEQALGLVLAEDIQADRDLPPFNRATMDGIAISHKAITKGITTFKIKATQAAGDEPLQINETDECIEIMTGAALSAELDTVIRYEDIKIANGHAKLMLVDIKKGQNIHQQGKDKKQGDIVAAANQVITPAIISLAASVGQAQILVKTLPRVVIISSGNELVDVADTPAQYQIRRSNNYTIKAVLQQQGLQADMLHIPDDLAATKQQIQYCLQSYDVLLLSGGVSMGKFDYIPKALEDLEVAKLFYKVQQRPGKPFWFGRHNNGSLVFAFPGNPVATFMCLQRYFLSWLNATLGLPQKAPAYAVLGSNVTFMPQLKYFLQVKLNFTKEGYLNATPIEGNGSGDFANLADTDAFMELPLEINEFKAGEVFKVIRF; encoded by the coding sequence ATGACAACGGTAGAACAAGCCGAACAGATGATACTTGCCCAGCTTAAAGATTACGGCACCGAAACACTACCGTTTGAGCAAGCTTTGGGCCTGGTACTGGCCGAAGATATACAAGCCGACCGCGACCTGCCGCCTTTTAACCGGGCTACAATGGATGGAATAGCCATAAGCCACAAAGCCATTACAAAAGGCATTACTACCTTTAAAATAAAAGCTACACAAGCCGCCGGCGACGAGCCGCTGCAAATTAATGAAACAGACGAATGTATAGAGATAATGACGGGGGCCGCATTATCGGCTGAGTTAGATACGGTGATAAGGTACGAGGACATTAAAATAGCAAATGGCCATGCTAAATTAATGTTAGTCGATATAAAAAAGGGGCAAAACATTCACCAGCAGGGTAAAGATAAAAAACAAGGTGATATTGTAGCTGCAGCCAACCAGGTTATAACACCTGCCATTATTAGTTTAGCAGCATCAGTGGGGCAGGCCCAAATACTGGTTAAAACATTGCCCAGGGTAGTTATCATTTCTTCGGGCAATGAATTAGTTGATGTGGCCGATACGCCCGCTCAATATCAAATACGCCGCTCAAATAACTACACTATTAAAGCTGTTTTGCAACAACAAGGCTTACAGGCTGATATGCTGCACATACCCGATGACCTGGCAGCAACCAAACAACAAATACAATACTGCTTGCAAAGCTACGATGTGCTATTGCTGAGTGGCGGGGTATCAATGGGTAAGTTTGATTACATACCAAAAGCATTAGAAGACCTGGAAGTAGCCAAACTGTTTTATAAAGTACAACAACGCCCCGGCAAGCCTTTTTGGTTTGGCAGGCATAATAACGGCAGCCTTGTATTTGCCTTTCCGGGCAACCCTGTAGCCACGTTTATGTGCCTTCAGCGCTATTTTTTATCATGGCTTAATGCAACGCTCGGCTTACCACAAAAAGCGCCCGCATACGCTGTATTAGGCAGCAATGTTACTTTTATGCCGCAGCTTAAGTACTTTTTGCAGGTAAAGCTTAACTTTACTAAAGAGGGCTATTTAAACGCGACACCCATAGAAGGTAATGGATCAGGAGATTTTGCCAACTTAGCTGATACCGATGCTTTTATGGAGCTGCCTTTGGAAATTAATGAGTTTAAGGCAGGGGAAGTTTTTAAAGTAATAAGGTTTTAA
- a CDS encoding XdhC family protein, with protein sequence MKELKDIIKAFDIAQQAGKQTALATVVHVEGSSYRRAGARMLITDDGQLTGAISGGCLEGDALRKARLVMVQQKPMLVTYDTTDDDDAKLGVGLGCNGIIHILIEPINPGVENNPVNLLKLFLGKREPVVLITIFNLNDKQSAQPGTCALMNKDEQVTGTFPDATIQDALLADAKDVLKNGNSVTKTYVYANKYTCFIELLQPTVSLIIVGAGNDAIPLTQLAHALGWHITLIDGRANYIVAERFPLANKLIVARPDDALSKIKTDERTVFVLMTHNYNYDIAILKQLLTLNLSYIGALGPKKRLTRMLDELRDEGTDISADQLQNVYGPAGLDIGSENSEEIALSIIAEIQAVLKRRNGASLKYKALIHTRKDEQIIEHLLPDNS encoded by the coding sequence GTGAAGGAACTAAAAGATATTATAAAGGCATTTGATATAGCACAGCAAGCGGGCAAACAAACCGCATTAGCTACAGTAGTGCATGTAGAAGGCTCATCATACCGCCGTGCAGGAGCCCGTATGCTGATAACCGACGACGGGCAGCTTACCGGGGCTATAAGCGGGGGCTGTTTAGAGGGCGATGCCCTGCGCAAGGCCCGTTTAGTAATGGTGCAGCAAAAGCCAATGCTGGTTACTTATGATACCACCGATGATGATGATGCCAAATTGGGTGTTGGGCTGGGCTGTAACGGTATTATTCATATCCTGATTGAGCCTATTAACCCCGGAGTAGAAAATAACCCTGTAAACTTGTTGAAATTGTTTTTAGGCAAACGCGAGCCGGTGGTTTTGATAACTATTTTTAACCTGAATGACAAACAATCGGCACAGCCGGGTACCTGCGCATTAATGAATAAAGATGAACAGGTAACGGGCACCTTCCCGGATGCAACTATACAGGATGCTTTATTAGCCGATGCTAAAGATGTGCTAAAGAATGGCAATTCGGTTACCAAAACTTACGTGTATGCCAATAAATACACTTGCTTTATTGAGTTATTACAGCCGACAGTATCGCTAATAATAGTCGGTGCCGGTAACGATGCTATACCACTTACCCAACTGGCCCATGCGTTGGGCTGGCATATTACCCTTATTGATGGCAGGGCCAATTATATTGTTGCTGAGCGGTTTCCGCTGGCCAACAAGTTGATAGTTGCACGGCCCGATGATGCCTTATCAAAAATTAAAACGGATGAAAGGACAGTTTTTGTACTGATGACGCATAACTACAATTATGATATAGCTATCCTTAAACAACTTTTAACGCTAAACCTATCTTACATAGGCGCTTTGGGCCCTAAAAAGCGCTTAACCCGTATGCTGGATGAATTGCGGGACGAAGGGACAGATATAAGTGCTGACCAACTACAAAATGTTTACGGCCCCGCAGGCTTAGATATTGGTTCAGAAAATTCGGAAGAGATAGCGCTCTCAATTATCGCAGAGATACAAGCTGTATTAAAAAGGCGAAACGGAGCATCGTTAAAATATAAAGCTTTGATCCATACCCGTAAAGACGAACAAATTATAGAACATTTACTGCCCGATAACAGTTAG
- a CDS encoding ATPase, with the protein MKDLKKYYTLPATPDEVYMALTNPVTLELWTGEAAEMSTEPGSEFSLWEGSIVGKNIEFEPGKKIVQQWYFDGQSDESIVTIKLHPDKHGSSVELRHTNIPDADFDDIAEGWNDSYFGNLADFFSEG; encoded by the coding sequence GTGAAAGATCTTAAAAAGTATTATACACTGCCAGCCACTCCAGATGAGGTTTACATGGCATTAACTAATCCGGTAACTTTAGAATTATGGACCGGCGAAGCTGCCGAAATGTCAACCGAGCCGGGTTCGGAATTTTCGCTTTGGGAAGGTAGCATTGTGGGCAAAAATATTGAGTTTGAACCCGGTAAAAAAATCGTGCAACAATGGTATTTCGATGGGCAATCCGATGAATCTATCGTCACTATTAAGCTGCATCCCGATAAGCATGGCTCATCAGTTGAATTAAGGCACACCAACATACCCGATGCTGATTTTGATGATATTGCCGAAGGGTGGAATGATAGCTACTTTGGTAACCTTGCCGATTTTTTTTCGGAGGGATAA
- a CDS encoding molybdenum cofactor biosynthesis protein MoaE has translation MINTRIEILDIPLNAAECIDWIMSPESGGIDVFIGTVRNTTKGKTVLKLEFEAYNQMAINEMNKIALQAFEKWPVQKILIHHRTGTLLVGEVPVIIAVSAAHRDAAFDACRYIIDTLKQTVPIWKKELFEDGEVWVAAHP, from the coding sequence ATGATTAATACCCGGATAGAGATATTAGACATTCCGTTAAATGCCGCCGAATGTATCGATTGGATCATGTCGCCGGAGAGTGGTGGCATTGATGTATTTATTGGGACGGTACGCAATACCACTAAAGGTAAGACTGTATTAAAGCTTGAATTTGAAGCCTATAATCAAATGGCAATCAATGAGATGAACAAAATAGCTCTGCAGGCTTTTGAAAAATGGCCGGTGCAAAAGATATTGATTCATCACCGTACGGGAACACTATTAGTTGGCGAAGTACCCGTGATAATAGCGGTATCTGCCGCCCACCGCGATGCTGCTTTTGATGCCTGCCGCTACATTATTGATACCCTAAAACAAACCGTACCAATCTGGAAAAAAGAGTTGTTTGAGGACGGCGAAGTTTGGGTGGCGGCACATCCTTAG
- the moaA gene encoding GTP 3',8-cyclase MoaA → MLLDNHGRKINYLRLAVTDRCNLRCFYCMPEDGLNWLSRKELMSYEEMMQACTLLVKMGVEKIRITGGEPFVRKDIMQLLTSISQLEGLNELSITTNGVLTAPYVADLKKIGVRSVNLSLDTMDANRFFAITRRDEFSNVMKTMEALLMHGIEVKINAVVMDGKNTQDIIPLVQLTKNLPVSVRFIEEMPFNGDGHSYSGINWDYVKIFDEIRQVFPEIQKVTDPQYSTAYNYQIPGHKGGVGIIAAYSRTFCGTCNRIRITPQGTLKNCLYDDGVLNIKDLIRAGTSDNKLQDILTEAFNNREKDGWEAERKRLENPNFHESMATIGG, encoded by the coding sequence TTGCTTTTAGATAATCACGGACGAAAGATAAATTACCTGCGCCTGGCTGTTACCGACAGGTGTAACCTGCGTTGCTTTTATTGCATGCCCGAAGATGGCCTTAACTGGCTATCGCGTAAGGAGCTTATGAGTTACGAAGAAATGATGCAGGCCTGTACGCTACTGGTTAAAATGGGTGTCGAAAAGATACGTATTACCGGTGGCGAGCCTTTTGTGCGTAAAGATATCATGCAACTGCTTACCTCAATTTCGCAGTTAGAGGGACTAAACGAGTTAAGTATTACCACTAATGGTGTTTTAACAGCGCCTTATGTGGCCGATCTTAAAAAAATAGGGGTACGGTCGGTAAACTTAAGTTTAGACACGATGGATGCCAATCGTTTTTTTGCCATAACACGGCGGGATGAGTTTAGCAACGTTATGAAAACCATGGAAGCTTTACTGATGCACGGTATAGAAGTAAAGATAAACGCCGTGGTAATGGATGGAAAAAATACCCAGGATATTATACCACTGGTTCAATTAACCAAAAACTTGCCTGTGAGTGTGCGTTTTATTGAAGAGATGCCATTTAACGGTGATGGACATAGCTACAGCGGCATCAATTGGGATTACGTAAAGATATTTGATGAGATTAGGCAGGTCTTCCCGGAAATTCAAAAAGTTACTGATCCGCAATATTCTACCGCATACAATTATCAAATACCGGGGCATAAGGGTGGCGTGGGCATTATTGCAGCGTATTCGCGTACATTTTGCGGCACCTGCAACCGCATACGCATTACCCCGCAGGGCACTTTAAAAAATTGCTTATACGACGATGGCGTGTTGAATATAAAAGACCTTATACGGGCCGGAACAAGCGATAACAAACTGCAGGACATTTTAACAGAGGCATTTAACAATCGCGAAAAGGACGGTTGGGAAGCCGAACGCAAAAGGCTGGAGAACCCTAACTTTCACGAATCTATGGCAACTATTGGCGGTTAA
- a CDS encoding nucleotidyltransferase family protein gives MNAIVILAAGSSSRMGLPKQNLVYKGQTLLQAAIKNAVSVSENVLVVLGANRENIEHTITDQHVNIIYNPNWPEGMASSISLAIDHIQTAYLQITSVLFMLCDQPFADEKILKQLIDTASATDKGIVACTYYEAVGVPALFKQKYFPYLLALKGKDGAKKLFELHADDVETIPFPLGNIDIDTAQDYNRLKGE, from the coding sequence ATGAACGCTATCGTTATTCTTGCTGCTGGCTCGTCAAGCCGTATGGGTTTGCCTAAGCAAAACCTGGTTTATAAAGGGCAAACGTTGTTACAAGCTGCCATAAAAAATGCTGTTTCAGTTTCCGAAAATGTATTGGTAGTGCTTGGTGCTAATCGTGAAAATATTGAGCATACCATTACCGACCAGCATGTAAACATTATCTATAACCCTAACTGGCCCGAAGGTATGGCATCATCTATAAGCCTGGCTATAGACCATATACAAACCGCATACTTACAGATCACATCTGTTTTATTTATGCTTTGCGACCAGCCATTTGCTGATGAAAAAATATTAAAGCAGTTGATAGATACAGCATCGGCGACTGATAAAGGGATAGTTGCCTGCACATATTACGAAGCGGTGGGTGTGCCGGCCTTGTTTAAGCAAAAGTATTTCCCCTACCTGCTTGCCTTAAAGGGTAAAGATGGTGCCAAAAAACTGTTTGAACTGCATGCAGATGATGTTGAAACCATCCCCTTCCCCTTAGGTAATATAGATATTGATACTGCGCAAGACTATAATCGCCTAAAAGGCGAATAA
- the gpmA gene encoding 2,3-diphosphoglycerate-dependent phosphoglycerate mutase, translated as MQKLVLLRHGESVWNQENRFTGWTDVDLSATGLEQAKQAGQILAKNGYTFDIGFTSVLKRSIKTMHFVLEELNHLWIPVHKSWRLNERFYGALQGLNKDETIAKYGEEQVHKWRRDPHEHPPAITEQDERFPGHYLRYNDLTYRELPLTENLSETMTRALPFWHESIVPAIRENKKVIICAHGNSLRALVQYIENLSDEDVSRLDIPTGTPWVYELDERLNSIQHYYLK; from the coding sequence ATGCAAAAATTAGTATTGTTACGCCATGGCGAAAGCGTATGGAACCAGGAAAACCGCTTTACCGGCTGGACGGACGTAGACCTATCAGCAACGGGCCTGGAGCAAGCAAAGCAGGCAGGGCAAATACTGGCAAAAAACGGGTATACCTTTGATATTGGCTTTACATCCGTGTTAAAAAGATCCATCAAAACCATGCACTTTGTGTTGGAAGAGTTAAACCATTTATGGATACCAGTACATAAATCATGGCGCTTAAACGAACGGTTTTACGGGGCCTTACAAGGGCTTAATAAAGACGAAACCATAGCCAAATACGGCGAAGAGCAGGTGCATAAGTGGCGACGCGACCCACACGAGCACCCACCGGCAATAACAGAACAAGACGAGCGCTTCCCGGGGCATTACCTGCGTTACAATGACCTTACTTACCGCGAGCTACCGCTAACCGAAAATTTAAGCGAAACAATGACCAGGGCTTTACCTTTTTGGCACGAATCAATAGTGCCCGCCATACGCGAAAACAAAAAAGTAATTATATGCGCGCATGGAAACAGCTTAAGGGCACTTGTACAATACATCGAGAACTTGAGCGACGAGGATGTGTCGAGGTTGGATATACCTACCGGCACACCCTGGGTTTATGAGCTGGATGAACGCTTAAACAGCATTCAGCATTACTATTTAAAGTAA